Within Mongoliitalea daihaiensis, the genomic segment GATGTAACGGATATCCCTAGAGCTTCTCTAACCAATGTCAACTGGAGAGAATATTCCAGCAGATGGTTGGAAGACGGTTCATTCTTACGTTTACGAATGATCAATTTGGGATACAACTTTACTCCCCAGCGAGTAGAGCGAATCGGCGTAAGGAGTTTGAGAGTGTTTGTACAAGCTCAAAACTTGTTGACATGGACACGATACACAGGTCTGGATCCAGAAGTAAGCCAAAATGCGAGAGATCCTCGTTTGGCAGGCTCTGATTTTGGTACTTTCCCACAAACGAGAAGTGTATCACTTGGTTTTAACATTGGACTTTAATGCTAGCGAACATGAAAAAATTACTATTTATAATACTGGCAGTCTTCACGATCCAATCTTGTGATATTTTGGAACCAGATCCATTGACTGCCTTGGATGCAAATGCTGCTTTGGTAGATGGTACTTCTGCCAATGCGATACTCCTAGGTGCTTATTCCAGAATGCAAAATATCAATTATTATGGCTTGGAATATGTCCTTAACAATGACTTGATTGCTGATAACGCACGCTATCAAGGTTTCTTTGATTCACAGTTGGAGATAGATCAACGAGCAGTACCATTTACCAATCTGTGGATTACACAGGCTTGGCCAAACATCTACCGGGTAATTAACATCACCAACCTCTTGATTACAGGGGTTCCAGCATTGGAAGATGCTACCTTTTCTCAAGCAGCTCGAAATCGAGTTCTGGGAGAAGCACATGCCATCCGTGCACTTGCATATTTCGATCTATTGAGAATTTATGGTGAATTCTTCAATGAGAGCTCTACATTCGGTGTTCCTTTGTTGATCGAGCCTATTGAGAACAACGATTTTAATAGAATTCCTAATCTAGCAAGAAACTCAGTTGCACAAGTCTATACACAGATTATGTCGGATATAAATTCGGCAGTAGACTTGTTGCCAGGTGTTAACGATAAAGGTCGGATGAATTTCTGGGCAGCTTTGAGTTTACGGGCACGAGTTCAACTGTACCGTGGAAACTATACACAAGCATTTGATGATGCCGATAGGGTGATTACAGAAGGTCCTTCGCAGCTTTTAACTAATGTGAGGGATATTTATGTTGCCTTAACTCCCACAGCTGAATCCATCTTTGATCTCGAATTCAACGATCAGGATCAAAGTAGTTTCAACACCTATATCATCAGAAGAGATGAATACAATGTAGATCCTTCATTATTGGATGCTTTTGAAGATGGAGATACTCGTGCTGATTTATTTTCGTTCAGCAGAAATTCCTTCCGTTCGGCTAAATATCCTGACAACAACAATGGGAACAATACCAAGGTATTCCGTTTGGCAGAGATATACTTTATTAGAGCGGAAGCTGCTGTTTTTACCAACAGTGATCCAAATGCAGGTTTAGCAGATTTAAATACGATTCGCGAACGTGCTGGACTGCAAGCTTTGACGGGTTTTGGAACAACTGACGCTTTTGTGGATGCTATATTGCAAGAAAGAAGAGTAGAATTAAATTATGAAGGACATAGGTTCTTTGACCTTGTTCGATACAACAGAATCGGTACAGTTTTGGGTATGCCAGACTTTAGAAGAGTATGGCCAATTCCAAGAGATGAGTTATTGGTTTCTCAAGGGGTATTGGTTCAAAACCCTGGTTATGAAACTTTATAAATAAACCTTAAGTAGACTAAAAAGCCCCGATTTATATGAAATCGGGGCTTTTTTTATAATGGTAAGGGAATTAATTTTAGATAAACAAAGAACTGATTGATGTATTGCCTGTTACCGCGTGAATAGCTTTAGCAAAAAGATCAGCCACACTCAACACTCTGATTTTTGGAGAAGTCTGTTTGACAGGGATAGTATCAGTAATCACTAGTTCCGTAAGAACGGAATTTTCAAGATTATGATAAGCATTTCCAGAAAGAACCCCATGAGTCGCAATCGCGCGAACAGATAGTGCTCCTTTATCCATGATAATTTGAGCTGCTTTACAGAGGGTTCCCGCTGTATCAACCAAGTCATCTACTAACACCACATCTCTTCCTTCCACATCCCCAATCACTTGCATGGAGGCCACCTCATTGGCTCTTTTTCTGTGCTTATCACAGACAACCATTTCCACTTCAAAATGCTTGGCATAAGCTCTAGCCCGAGCAACACCTCCCACATCAGGAGCAGCAAAAATGAGATTTTCGGTCTTAATTCGCTCCAAATACGGAACAAAAATCGCCGAACCATTTAAATGATCCAAAGGAATGTCAAAAAATCCCTGAATCTGTCCAGCATGTAAGTCGCAGGTCATAATTCTGTCTGCACCTGCTGAGGTTAACATATTGGCAATCAATTTGGCAGCAATAGAAACTCTCGGACGATCTTTTCTATCCTGTCTTGCATACCCATAATAAGGAATGACAGCACATACCTTATACGCACTGGCACGCTTGGCTGCATCGATCATCAGACAAAGCTCCATCAAATTATCAGCTGAGGGATTAGTCGCTTGTACCAAAAACACAGTACATCCCCTTACAGACTCATTGAAACTTGGAGAAAGCTCTCCATCACTAAATTTTGAAATAGTCAAATCTCCTAATTTTTTACCATAATGCTTGGCAATTTGTTCGGCTAAAACTTTACTATTGGTCCCTGAGAATATTTTGACCTCGGTCATCATTTTGTTTTGTTTGGCAGTGAAATGATTTGTTTAGGATAAAACAAAGGTACAGTAAAAAAATGAATCTGTTATGGAGAGGGAGGGAATTTGGAATGAAGGCAGTGAACAGTGAGCAGTTGGGGAAATGAAGAATGAGGAATTAAGGCAGTGAACTGTGAGCAGTTGGGTAGTGACAAATTGGAAAAAAGGAAATGTCGAATGAGAATAAGAAATTAGTAATTAAAGACAAAATAAAAATTCTGTGCTAATCTGCGAAATCAGTGGACAGCCAACTAATATCGAATGATAAACGCTCAATTTCGAATGATGAAGGTCAGACGGGAACCCTCTCTTTTTGAAAAGCCCATGAAAACAGGATGTAGATAAGTAAGATATCAAAGACACTCAAAATCGCCAATCCTACCATCACAAATAAAACCGTCATCAACAAAATCGCTGCTAGCATACCCACAATACCGGTCACTAAAAACAGATTACCCATATACCCATTTTGGAAGATGAGCCCAATTGAAAAAGGGATGAATGAAATACCAAAACCAACTAACTTAACGAATCCATATAATTTATAATCCGTATCCATACTTCCTGCAAAAGTTATATCCGATACAATTATTATAAGATTGACTGCAATCAGAATAAAAGCCCCCCATTGAATGAGTTTGGAATCTAAAGCTTCACCCAACTTACTCCAGCCAACTAAATACAGGGAAAAGCTTATGAGGATCAATATCTTAACAGGAATATAATACTCCGGAATTTTCAGTGCGGAATCAAAAAACAATACGCCATCCCAATAGATTTCAAGCATTGAAATCATGAAGTAAATACATCCTGCAATAGCTGCTGCCAGAAAGGTACGCTTAGACTTTTTAGGAAAAATAAGTTGTTCATTAGAAAGAATAGTAGGCGTGGGCAGTTCTTTTTCAACCCCCAATGCTTCCAGTATGGCCTTGACCGTATAGGATCTTGGAGTCACCTCCCCTGCTTCTATCCGTTGGATCGTACGCACATTGATATTACATTTTTCTACCAACTCTTCCTGAGTCATTCCTTTGGCTTTTCTCCATTCTTGGATCTTGAGCCCTAGCTGTGGTTGTTGCATGTTGTGTATAGCTTGTTTGACCATGGCAAGTTGGTTGCTTTCTTACAAATATAACCCGAAAAATAGGAGGATTTCACCCGACATTTGGACGACATTGTGGGGAGAAGTGAACAGTTAGCAGTGAACAGTGGGCAGTTGGGAATGTAGAATAAAAAATGAGAAATGAAAGCTCGCAGAACTCACGGAAAACACAGAAAAATTTTCATTGAAAAATTTGTACCCAAGGAGATGGGTTAAGAATCAACCAATAAACTCCATCAATTGCCACCGGGTTTTAACTCAGGAAAATAAGAGTATTTCCTGGATTTATATAAGTGGGCTTTAACCCACTACCATGGAACGTCAGCAAAAACACCCAATCAAAGTAATAGATATTTAAAACTATAAGGATTGGGATTTATCCATCTAAAAAGACGCAATAGCATTGGAGAAAAAAAGAAAAAAATCTGTACTAATCTACTAAATCTGTGGATAGCAAAAATAATGAATTTTGCCGAAAAGGTGGAGATAGAAGGTTTAAAGGATGAAGAAGGAAAAAAATCTTTCGTGACATTCGTGTCATTAGTGGACAGCCAACTAATGTCGAATGATGAACGCTGAATTTCGAATGATGAAGGTCAGACGGGCACTCGCTCTTTTTGGAAAGCAGTTGGAATGAGGAATTGGAAATGAAAGAAAAAAGATAAAAATCTGTGCTAATCTGCGAAATCTGTGGACAGCCTGATAATGATGAACGATAAAAAAATCTTTCGTGAAATTCGTGTCATTAGTGGACAGCCAACTAATGTCGAATGATGAACGCTGAATTTCGAATGATGAACGCTGAATTTCGAATGATGAAGGTCAGACGGGCACTCGCTCTTTTTGGAAAGCAGTTGGAATGAGGAATTAGAAATGAAATACTAAAGAAAAAAATCTGTGCTAATCTGCGAAATCTGTGGACAGCCTGATAATGATGAACGATAAAAAAATCTTTCGTGAAATTCGTGTCATTAGTGGACAGCCAACTAATGTCGAATGATGAACGCTGAATTTCGAATGATGAAGGTCAGACGGGCACTCGCTCTTTTTGGAAAGCAGTTGGAATGAGGAATTGGAAATGAAAGAAAAAAGATAAAAATCTGTGCTAATCTGCGAAATCTGTGGACAACCTGATAATGATGAACGATAAAAAATCTTTCGTGACATTCGTGTCATTAGTGGACCGAAAATACAGTGTCCATACTATCGTAAGTAGCGAAAGATCTTATCCCACTTGGAACAATCGCTCATACCCCACCACACGCCTTAGCTTTTTATCCAAGGTCCAAAGCTTCAACTCATTTAAAAACAACACCTCTCATCGGCGATTCAAATCTCTTAATTCCTGAGCAGAGTATCTAAACTCTAAGGGCTCACACACAATGGAAGCTCCTATTTGCTTGACTTTTTGAGAACGGATGTAAGAAATCAAGGCCACCTTCAAAGCCTCCGTAATCGTATCAGCCTTGGAAAGCTCCATGGCTTCTTCAATCAATTCTTGAGAAATTATTGCTGTAACTTTCATAAAATTAAGTTTTTACAAAATACGATAGCATATCGTATAATAGAAAGTTTTGATATTATTTTTTGCACCTTGACTAGGTTTAGCATAAAAGGAAATATCCCAATAATCTAAATCAACCCCAACACTTTCGCCAAACAAACCTTGACTTCAGCTAATTCAAGTTCTGTAAGTATTCCAATTTTCTTCACAAATCTTCTCTCAGACAAACTCTTTACTTGAAAACAATCAGCAAAAGAGGTTTTTGATAATCCATTGAGATGATTAGGCTTTAGGAAAACCATCCAACTTTTTGGTTCCTTAGTCCCATCCGTCAACGGAACAACAATCTTCAAAGGCAATAGCCCAAGGGAATCAGCATTTACGATGATTGCCGGTCTAGTTTTTTTTATTTCTTGACCGACTTGCGGTCCAAAATTCACCAGCCACACTTCTCCATTTTTCATCAGTCAATGATTTCAGTATCAATATCACCCCAATCCTCAACTTCTTGCTCATAATATGATCTAGTCTCAGGATCAGAGGCCTCTTTTTCCATGGTTGTGTAGATTGTCATTTTGTTTTTTCGGGCTTCTTCCATTTTCAATTGAAATATGGATTTAGTAGCAGGTCTGATCATGATACCATCTCCATGATCTTCAATTACCACCTCGGCAAGCTCATATTTGTCAATCAATGCTTTAGGCAAAATAACCCCACTACTATTGCCTATTTTTCGAATTTTGGTTTCCATACCCAAATTTACAAAAAAAGTAATAACATGTTATAACTTTCATAAGAACATGAATATTTTATCACTCTACTCTATTTCTATTATATTTCGCAGAGCATATTTCAAATAATATCCATCCATATCGCAACCCTAATATCTATTAATATCACCATTAATTTATATCAACCCCAACACCTTACCCAAAGCTGCATTCCTATTCCCCTTCTTCCACACCGCATACAACTCCGTTTTTTGCTTGATCTTATCCAGTTCGATAAACATCACCTTTAAATCATATCCCTGTTTCAACGATGTGGGCACAATAGCCACACCCAATCCAGCCTCCACCAGTTTGAATATGGTCAGGGCATGAACAGACTTATGGGTGATGCGTGGAGAAAAACCCTTATCCTCACAGATGGACATGATCTTGTCGTAATAAATGGAAGAATAGTCTTGGGAAAACAGGATAAAGTTCTCTTCCTTCAATTGCCCTACATGCTTTAAACCTTCCTCTGTCAAAGGATGCCCCAACGGCAAAACTACCGAAAAGGTATCCTGATGGACCATCTTCATCTCCAAGGATTCCGGAACCCGCGCCAATCGTACAAATCCCAAGTCTAATTTATCTTTTTCCAACATTTCGATTTGTATGGCATTGCTGAGTTCCTCCAGGGAGGTTTTGATACCGGGAAAGGTTTGGGAAATTTTGACCAAAAGTTCGGGAATTACTGTATGGGCCGCAGAGCCTAGAAATCCAACCCTCAATTCTCCGATGTTACCCGAAGCTATTTCCTTGAGTTGGGTTTTGGTGAGTTGTAGGTGATTGAAGATGTAGTCTACCTCAGCTTTGAGGAAATGACCCGCAGGGGTAAGTACTACCTTCCGCTTCGTCCGCTCAAACAACTGTATTTCAAGGATCTCCTCCATCTGCTTGATCTGACGGCTGAGACCCGGTTGGGATATAAATAATCGCTCCGCTGCACGGCCAAAGTTGAGTTCTTCGGCAACGGCACGGAAATATTCGAGGTGTCGGAGTTCTATATTCAAGATCCAAAGTTTTTGATGCCACAAAGGCACGAAGACACTAAGTTACTAAGAAAGGTGAAATTAGCTACAAAGCCACAAAGGCACTAAGAAAGGTAATATGGGCCACAAAGGCACTGAGGTAATAAGAAAGATTTGAGTGGCCACGGAGGCACAAAAACAATAAGATTATTTTTAGAGGCCACATGTCCTCTTAGGCATCTGGCTTATGGAAAAGATAGGACT encodes:
- a CDS encoding RagB/SusD family nutrient uptake outer membrane protein; this translates as MKKLLFIILAVFTIQSCDILEPDPLTALDANAALVDGTSANAILLGAYSRMQNINYYGLEYVLNNDLIADNARYQGFFDSQLEIDQRAVPFTNLWITQAWPNIYRVINITNLLITGVPALEDATFSQAARNRVLGEAHAIRALAYFDLLRIYGEFFNESSTFGVPLLIEPIENNDFNRIPNLARNSVAQVYTQIMSDINSAVDLLPGVNDKGRMNFWAALSLRARVQLYRGNYTQAFDDADRVITEGPSQLLTNVRDIYVALTPTAESIFDLEFNDQDQSSFNTYIIRRDEYNVDPSLLDAFEDGDTRADLFSFSRNSFRSAKYPDNNNGNNTKVFRLAEIYFIRAEAAVFTNSDPNAGLADLNTIRERAGLQALTGFGTTDAFVDAILQERRVELNYEGHRFFDLVRYNRIGTVLGMPDFRRVWPIPRDELLVSQGVLVQNPGYETL
- a CDS encoding ribose-phosphate pyrophosphokinase; protein product: MTEVKIFSGTNSKVLAEQIAKHYGKKLGDLTISKFSDGELSPSFNESVRGCTVFLVQATNPSADNLMELCLMIDAAKRASAYKVCAVIPYYGYARQDRKDRPRVSIAAKLIANMLTSAGADRIMTCDLHAGQIQGFFDIPLDHLNGSAIFVPYLERIKTENLIFAAPDVGGVARARAYAKHFEVEMVVCDKHRKRANEVASMQVIGDVEGRDVVLVDDLVDTAGTLCKAAQIIMDKGALSVRAIATHGVLSGNAYHNLENSVLTELVITDTIPVKQTSPKIRVLSVADLFAKAIHAVTGNTSISSLFI
- a CDS encoding helix-turn-helix domain-containing protein; protein product: MVKQAIHNMQQPQLGLKIQEWRKAKGMTQEELVEKCNINVRTIQRIEAGEVTPRSYTVKAILEALGVEKELPTPTILSNEQLIFPKKSKRTFLAAAIAGCIYFMISMLEIYWDGVLFFDSALKIPEYYIPVKILILISFSLYLVGWSKLGEALDSKLIQWGAFILIAVNLIIIVSDITFAGSMDTDYKLYGFVKLVGFGISFIPFSIGLIFQNGYMGNLFLVTGIVGMLAAILLMTVLFVMVGLAILSVFDILLIYILFSWAFQKERVPV
- a CDS encoding type II toxin-antitoxin system VapB family antitoxin, whose translation is MKVTAIISQELIEEAMELSKADTITEALKVALISYIRSQKVKQIGASIVCEPLEFRYSAQELRDLNRR
- a CDS encoding type II toxin-antitoxin system PemK/MazF family toxin; this encodes MKNGEVWLVNFGPQVGQEIKKTRPAIIVNADSLGLLPLKIVVPLTDGTKEPKSWMVFLKPNHLNGLSKTSFADCFQVKSLSERRFVKKIGILTELELAEVKVCLAKVLGLI
- a CDS encoding AbrB/MazE/SpoVT family DNA-binding domain-containing protein, translating into METKIRKIGNSSGVILPKALIDKYELAEVVIEDHGDGIMIRPATKSIFQLKMEEARKNKMTIYTTMEKEASDPETRSYYEQEVEDWGDIDTEIID
- a CDS encoding LysR family transcriptional regulator; translation: MNIELRHLEYFRAVAEELNFGRAAERLFISQPGLSRQIKQMEEILEIQLFERTKRKVVLTPAGHFLKAEVDYIFNHLQLTKTQLKEIASGNIGELRVGFLGSAAHTVIPELLVKISQTFPGIKTSLEELSNAIQIEMLEKDKLDLGFVRLARVPESLEMKMVHQDTFSVVLPLGHPLTEEGLKHVGQLKEENFILFSQDYSSIYYDKIMSICEDKGFSPRITHKSVHALTIFKLVEAGLGVAIVPTSLKQGYDLKVMFIELDKIKQKTELYAVWKKGNRNAALGKVLGLI